The following DNA comes from Centropristis striata isolate RG_2023a ecotype Rhode Island chromosome 3, C.striata_1.0, whole genome shotgun sequence.
GATTGtgataagaataaataaaaaaaaaaatcactaaggACGCACAAGGGTTCCTCAGTCtttgaaaattaaattttatttgtatCTTTGTTTTGGGTTAGTGAGCTGTTTCATCCTTTAATAATTTTTCTGTCAGGTGAAGAAAGAATCAGTCAACACTCTCAGTACGAACAGGAGGGCAAGGTGCAGTTTGTGATAGACGCTGTGTACGCCATGGCCCACGCCTTACACAGCATGCACATCGACCTGTGCCCCGGCTACATGGGTGTCTGCGAAAAGATGGACCCTGTTGAGGGACGGATGCTGCTCCAATACATTCGCTCTGTCAACTTCAATGGTGAGCTTTTTATAATTAATCTGTGTTTTGTCTCTCCTTTATGCAATGTGTGATGATTTACattccaaaaatgtaatttctttcTTCAAACTGATGAAAACCCCTGAGTGACATTTGAGATTTATGCTAGCAAACACGTTGCTGAAGATGAATCTCGGCTTTTCAAACTGCAGAACATTTGAAAAGgaggagatttaaaaaagaaaacagtagaagGGAGGTCAGCTTGAAGTCGGAAGCCTTGAGATGTTTCTGCTAATGTACCTAGCTAGAGAACACAGCACATTTCTTCAAAGCACGTCCCCTCCCTAGGGCTGCCTCCTCGCTCTTCCCTATACACAACGCTCCCGCTtttcatcttcttctttcataaaaaagtcacagtttggaacaagaaaaaaaaagtgttctaTGAAAGCATCCTATTTACTGCGCTCCTCTTGCTGGATGACCTTGGCTTCTATGGAAGATTTTCTGATTGAGCGCCTGCAGGGACCTGAGAGGAACATTCAATCACGTTAGGGCAacagagcagagtgcactgaaaGACTGTACGCGTGGAGGAGAGCCTTCACTAAAGAGCATCTCTTTGCACTCAGCTTTTACATGATTGCACAAGAGTGAAGAAAGCAAACACAAGCTGTATTCAACAGCGTGTGGGTGGTTTCTCCACCACTAAAGATGGGGGTGCACATCTTCAGCTTAAGAGAGCTTCAATCCCTCCTCCCCTTtaactcacttttttactttctctgtctctgtcaaaCAGGCAGCGCAGGAACCGGAGTGATGTTCAATGAGAATGGAGACGCTCCTGGGCGTTATGACATCTTCCAGTACCAGCTGTCTAATGTCAGCAACCCCGGCTACAAGGTTATCGGCCAGTGGACAAATCACCTGCGCCTCAATGTAAATATTGTTAAAGTGCAACCTGAACTACAAATAGTTTGACAAtttgagaagattgataccactctcatgtctgtatgCTTAACATATATGtagctacagccagcagccagttagcttagatTAGCATAAAGATGGGAAAGGAGGGGAAACGGCCTAAAGGTAGcaaaatctttgttgtattggtGGCGGGAATAAactgagggaacatagacatGCCCCCTGTTCCTAGCTTGGCGCAGTAACTTCCTTGAATTAGAGTCAGGCTAGCCGATTCCTTGTTTTCAGTCTAATATGcaaattttctcaaaatgtcaaacaactCACAATGAATTCATTTCTGTGTCATGTCCCTTCTTCTCTAAGATTGTGCTAATGGAACATGGAATCCTTGGATAGTTTTATCTATTgacaattcaaataaaatggATTCAAACAAGACAACAGCATCCTCAGTTATAGCCAAAAATCCAAATGATGGTCCAAGAGCCCAACTTCTGATCATTTAGGTGTTGTGAACCCCTTGAAACAACTCATCTACAGATATCTGGCTGATTCTAAAATTATTTGGCTATAACCAATTTGTTGCTGAAGTCTGTCTTGATCCGTACACTGTCTGCTGGTTTAATGGCAGCAATTCATAGCATTTTACTTTGCCAGTTTTTACTACATTACAAGTATAGTAAGaagatgtttgtgtgtctgtacttCCACCCTAGTCAGAGGAGATGCAGTGGTCAGGTGGTGACCGTAAGATTCCTGAGTCAGTGTGCAGCTTCCCCTGTGAGTctggagagaggaaaaagatgGTGAAGGGTGTTCCCTGCTGCTGGCACTGCGAGCTCTGCGATGGCTACCAGTACCTGCTGGATGAGTTCTCCTGCGACATGTGCCCCTTTGACATGAGGCCCTTAAAGAACCGGACGGGCTGCCGAGCAACACCCATCATCAAGCTGGAGTGGAGCTCTCCCTGGGCCATCATCCCTGTCTTCCTGGCCATCCTGGGGATCTTGGCCACAAGCAGCGTCATTATCACCTTCATCCGCTTCAACGACACGCCCATTGTTCGGGCCTCTGGCAGAGAGCTCAGCTACGTGTTGCTGACAGGCATCTTCCTCATCTACCTCATCACCTTCCTCATGATCGCCGAGCCCAGCATTGCCGTGTGCGCCTTTCGCAGGCTGCTGCTGGGACTCGGCATGTGCATCAGCTATTCTGCTATGCTCACCAAGACCAACAGGATCTACCGCATCTTCGAACAGGGCAAAAAGTCAGTCACGCCCCCGAAATTCATCAGCCCCACCTCCCAGCTGATTATCACCTTTATACTCATCTCAGTGCAGGTATGCATGTGGATGCCTCTTTTACACACATTGCCTACACTCTTTGCAGCACTCCAACTAATGATCCTTTCTCTGCAGTTACTTGGGGTGTTCATCTGGTTTGGTGTGATGCCCCCTCACACCATCATCGACTATGAGGAACAGAAGCCCCCAAACCCAGAGTTTGCACGCGGAGTCCTCAAATGTGACATGTCCGACCTGTCCCTCATCTTGTGTCTGAGCTACAGTATCGTACTGATGATCACCTGCACTGTGTACGCCATCAAGAGCAGAGGAGTTCCTGAGACATTCAACGAGGCCAAACCCATCGGCTTCACTATGTACACGACCTGCATCATCTGGCTGGCCTTTGTACCGATCTTCTTTGGCACAGCACAGTCTACAGAGAAGGtgggaaatgtattattttcaaaGGCAAAACAGGTCCACATCTTCTAGGAATGAATGTCGTTGTGCTCTACTTGAGTAATTAAACTTGATACCGTTTATACCTTCAGGTTTGaacagtgaagccaatgcagactTGCctgaaacctgcattctttttaatgccGAGCTGGAGGCAACTCCactggtggaaaaaaaatcatatgtataaaagtaaagaaaaaatcagaaaattagCCAGACTGGCACTGGACAGGTCAATTACCATTGTTATCTCATATCAGGCACGCATGATGGTATGACTGGCATTTACTCATAAAACTCAGAATAAACCGTCAGAATCAAGATTATGTTACTATGTTGTCTATTTTACTGACCATTTTGCTGTAACATGAATAAGTTTGTGACAAGGccaccatgtttttttctgcttaaaAATGGACCAGGCACTGCCATAACTTCCATGTTGCTCAGTGCTACAGCAGaaattatagtatagtatagaatACCCTTAGGAAAATCAATAATGAACTGAAAGGTTCCAGATGAGTTAGTCTTGTGATGCCAGGCTACATCTGtattcaggtaaaaaaaaaaaaaaaatacacagctaTCCACCATAAATAAATTCATTCTCAATTAATATGCAGATTATATTCTCTATTTATTGACTTTTCTATGAAATACAGTTTCTAAAAGGCAAGATATCCTGCCTGAATTCAAATAAGATAAAGAAGTgcagcaaatattcacatataagaGTCTGCAACCAGGAAATGtagcacctttttaaaaaagaagggAACCCTATGTGCCTTTagctttttattaaaaacaatagGTCTGGCAGTGTGACCATGTGTCGACATACAAAACCTTTAAATATATTCTCATTCATTCTGCCTATTTTTCTATTACTAATGCCATAATTATTTGCTTTAGTATAATCTGTTAATTAGTCTGTTAATAGATTCTATTGTAAACTTTAGTCCCTCATTTTCTGTACAATAATTATCCAATTAATATCACTACATTCATTTGTAATAGTCATTTAAGAGGAAGAAGTAATTTATTAATGCCTCTTGGGAAAATTAAATTACCCCTGAGGCTCTTTACTGCGGATCTTATATATTAATGGCAGCATTTTAAATGATTAGGCAAATCAAAATCACGCAATAACACGCACTAATTGTAAGAGAATAAATGAATCCTCAGATGTTCCAAGTGAAATCTGAGTTTGTTGCCTGTCATATCACATTTGCTTCCTGCTGTACTCGCAGGACATCCTGCCTACACTGTactgagagtttaatttagctTGTGGGCTATTTCTGCCGTCACAAAGTACGAGGCTGTTGGGGGAATATTTGAAAAACAGAGATATGCTTTGACTAATAGAGAGCGGTATTATGAATCAGTCAGGCTGAAACAATTAAAGCCTGAGGTGCTTTCAAAGTCTTTCACCTCCTCCGAATGGAAATGAAGTGAATTaagaaaagaggagggagggaaagaaaggAGGTCAGATTAGCTGAGGGACGGCAGGGACCCCTCATAGACCAATTCAGCCATCCGATTCAATTAATCATTACTTAGAAAAAGAGCTAAATATAGACGCTAACTTTTGTCTGGCTCGTGAAAAAAATGGTTATCCTCCCATCATGTGGAAGACCATGTGTAGGAGGTGATTTACCTGCTTGATGTCTGTATTTCCATATGGAACAACCATTCACTGATCCTGAGCCAGCCTCGCCTCGGGCTAAGCACATGAATACAATCAGCACAGCTCCTTTTACAAACAGAGAGGTCGCTGATGAAAAGCCCAACAGAGATAATAAAAGAAACTATACAGTATGGACATATAGCCTGTGAGGCACCAGGAtgttctcctgctgctgctgaggataGTGTACAATTTATGACTTATTTATGGCACAAATATATCTTATTTATGGCACATATGGCTTAATTTATTGATGACTTGTACAGTTTCCCTGAATAATGAGTTCATAATTTATTGGAGGCAGATCTCAGGAGAAGTCCCTTCTCATTATTACAGTTGGATTTTGCAataagaggaagaggagtgagGAGTAGATGTGGTCAAAGCCCATAAATAGAGCCTCCTTTCCTGAATACGTATAACAGGTCATAAATCATTCATCAGGGGAAAAACACTGCCTTCTGTGCTTTGAGATGAAAATTGTAAAGACTGCATTGTGACAACCTGAGACGACACTGGATTTCCTTGAACCTGTGCAAGATGATAGAACCAATTTTAAATTGCAAACGGACAGATACTAAAAGATCCCAAAGAAATGAGCAGAAATTTATCAACAAATTGTTCAGTAACCGTGACTCTGGGTCAGTGAGTGTCTTTCTGACCTGCCCTGTCTCTGCAGATGTTCATCCAGACCACCACCTTGACGGTGTCTATGAGCCTGAGCGCCACCGTGTCCCTGGGCATGCTCTACATCCCCAAGGTCTATGTCATCATCTTCCACCCGGAGCAGAACGTCCAGAAGAGAAAGCGCAGCTTCAAAGCCGTGGTGCAGGCAGCCACTGTGTCCACACACCTGTCCCAGAAGTCCAACGACAAACAGAACGGAGAGTCCAAGATCGAGCCGGACAGATCACAGTGAAACTAATCAAAACTGGGTCCGTGTTTTCCATCACATAATGTCACAAGCATGCACTGAGACGGCTGATGAAAAACCAgcttttactttagttttggctggatttttttctttcttccctttACTATGGATTGAAGACCAGCAAAGACATTCCTGGATGTTGTCTCTTTTCACACTTCTTTAGATAATGCTGATCTTTTAAACCTGGAATGAAGCACAGAAGGAAACAGAATTGCTCCCCCTGAAATAAGACAGCTTTTTCTTACACTTAAACAAGAACTGGAAGGACGTTAAGTCGTCCTGGGTGGACTGATTTAagattttttcctcttttgtaACATCATCCACACATGCAGAGGTGTGCTTGGGGCACCCCTAATCAAAAATACCTTTTACAATGAATATCTAAGTGAAGAAAAGCTGACCTGACTActgattactttttaatttcatttacaGTTTCGA
Coding sequences within:
- the grm6b gene encoding glutamate receptor, metabotropic 6b translates to MTSEARSSHRCCRLTSPVRHQTWLQLLWVLLVGIGPSSWAQQGTQPQSIKIEGDITLGGLFPVHSRGPAGVPCGEIKREKGIHRLEAMLYALDQINSDPDLLPNITLGARILDTCSRDTYALEQSLTFVQALIQKDNSDVRCSNGEPPIIPKPERVVGVIGASGSSVSIMVANVLRLFAIPQISYASTAPELSDNSRYEFFSRVVPPDSYQAQAMVDIVKAMGWNYVSTLASEGNYGESGVDAFLQISREAGGLCIAQSIKIPREPRPGEFEKIIKRLMETSNARGVIIFANEDDIKRVLQTAKKANLTGHFLFVGSDSWGAKNSPIQDQEDVAEGAVTILPKRASIDGFDQYFTSRSLENNRRNIWFAEFWEDDFKCKLTRPGIKYELGRRKCTGEERISQHSQYEQEGKVQFVIDAVYAMAHALHSMHIDLCPGYMGVCEKMDPVEGRMLLQYIRSVNFNGSAGTGVMFNENGDAPGRYDIFQYQLSNVSNPGYKVIGQWTNHLRLNSEEMQWSGGDRKIPESVCSFPCESGERKKMVKGVPCCWHCELCDGYQYLLDEFSCDMCPFDMRPLKNRTGCRATPIIKLEWSSPWAIIPVFLAILGILATSSVIITFIRFNDTPIVRASGRELSYVLLTGIFLIYLITFLMIAEPSIAVCAFRRLLLGLGMCISYSAMLTKTNRIYRIFEQGKKSVTPPKFISPTSQLIITFILISVQLLGVFIWFGVMPPHTIIDYEEQKPPNPEFARGVLKCDMSDLSLILCLSYSIVLMITCTVYAIKSRGVPETFNEAKPIGFTMYTTCIIWLAFVPIFFGTAQSTEKMFIQTTTLTVSMSLSATVSLGMLYIPKVYVIIFHPEQNVQKRKRSFKAVVQAATVSTHLSQKSNDKQNGESKIEPDRSQ